The region GCCGATGTCCGCAGGTACCTGACAACCAGCGACGGCCTCCACGACGACAACCTCGCGGAGGAGACGGTCTTCCCCTCGGACCGGCAGTTCAAGGACGAGACGTACCAGCTCTCCCCCGTTTACCGGGCGCTTCTCGACGACGCCATCGAATACACCCGCGAACGCGTCACCACGGCCGGTCAACGCAGTGGACGCGAAGGCCGGATCGCCTGGTGGTCGGCGATCGCGCTGCTTCGTTCGCTGGTTTCCTCGCCCCGCGCCGCCGCCCAGACACTGCGCACCCGCTCCGCGGCTGCGGCGGCCGGCAGTGCCGACGAGGCAGACCGGCTCGGTGCCTCTCTCGTGAGGGATGCAGCAGACGGCGACGCGCTGGAGGGGCTCGATGTCGCCCCGGGTGCCCGGACCGACGAGCCGACGACGAACGGCGGGGCGGCGAGGGCGCCGGACAGGGCGGAGAATCGACTCGGCGAGTTGGCGGATCGTGCGGCCCGGCTAGAGGGAACCACGGAGGACTGGAAGCTCGCGGCTCTGGTCACGCACGTCAAGGCCCTGCTCCGGGACGGTTATCACCCAATTGTCTTCTGCCGCTACATCCCGACCGCCGAGTACGTCGCCCAACACCTGGACGGCAACCTCGGCAAGCGCACGGTGGTGCGGGCCGTCACCGGGACTCTCTCGCCGCACCAACGCCTGGAGCGGATCGAGGAACTCGCCGAGATCGCCGGTGACGATCCACGCGCCCGACGCGTCCTGATCGCCACCGACTGCCTGTCCGAGGGCGTCAACCTGCAACACCACTTCGACGCCGTCGTCCACTACGACCTCGCTTGGAACCCGACCCGGCACGACCAGCGCGAAGGACGGGTCGACCGGTACGGGCAGCGGCGCGACGTCGTCCGGGTCATCACCCTCTACGGCAGCGACAACGGCATCGACGGCAAGATCCTCGACGTCCTCATCCGAAAGCACCGCCAGATCCGGAAGGACCTCGGCGTCTCCGTCTCCGTACCCGACGCGACCTCCATCGGCGTCACCGACGCGATCGTGGAATGGCTTCTGATCCACGGTCGGAAGGACAGACAGGGCAGTCTGCTTGACCTGAAACAGGTCGGCGCCGTGGACCAGCACGCTCCACATCCGGGAATGGACTGGAACTCGGCCACGGAGCGAGAACGGAAGTCCCGGTCCCGTTTCGCCCAACGCTCGATCCGCCCGGAGCAGGTCGCCCGAGAGGTGGCCGCGATCCGCGACACGCTGGGCCGGGCATCCGAGGTGCACGGCTTCGTCCGCCAGGCCCTCCATGCCCTCGACGGAGTCCTCCGTGATGTGGGGGGTCCTGGGGATTTCAGCGCGGACGTGAGCGGGACCCCGGCCGGACTCCGCGACGCCCTCACCTCGGTCCTCGGTAGCCACGCCGCCGAGTCGGGCCGGCCCGTCGTCTTCCGCACCACGGCGGCGGTCGCACGAGGCGAGGCCGCGCTGGTGCGTACCGATCCGGCGGTCGTGGCGCTCGCGAGCTACGTACTCGATGCCGCCCTGGACGGCCGGACCGCCCAATCACGTCCCGCCCGGCGGTGCGGGGTCATCCGTACCCGGGCCGTCCGCGACCGGGTCACACTGCTGCTGGTTCGCTACCGTCTGCACCTCACCCTGCCATCGCGTAACGGTGTGCAGGACCTCGTCGCCGAGGACGCGAGGCTGCTGGCGTTCGAGGGAGCAGCCGCCAACGCGCGGTGGCTAACCACCGGGGAAGCCGTCGGGCTGCTGGACACGACAACCGCCGACGAGAACACCGATCCCATGTTCGGCGAGCGGACCGTGGGCCGGATCCTCGACGGCCTGCCCTCGGTCGCGGCGCATCTCGACGGGTACGGCGACGAGCTCGCCGCCGAACTCCTCGCCTCGCATCGGCGGGTGCGCTATGCCTCCGGCGAGATCGTGCGCGGCCTCGCCGTCACCGCACAGAAACCCGCCGACATCCTCGGCGTCTACGTCTACCTACCGGTGTCCGACGCAGCCTTCGGCGCACCCGCCGGAGGTGCCGCCTGATGTCCGCCATCGCGCGCAGCCAGGTCTTCACCACCGTCCACACGATCGGCGGCCTCCTACCGACCGACATGCTGGTCCGCATCAGCGACGGGCGGGACGTCGACGGCTGTACGCCCGTCGACTACCACGTCATCGGCGCACACTCGGTACGCGACGACGCCGAACGGCACTGGGACTATCTGCGGTCCACCTGGGCGGAGCTCCGAAACCGCCTTCCCCGTCTGAGAGAGGCCGAGACACCAACCGATCCGACCGGCCTCGCGATCGCGCAATGGCTCAAGCCCTTGTTCGGGGAGCTCGGCTTCGGCCAGCTCACGACCATCAGCGCGTCGGGCATCGCCGCCGACGACAACCGGAAAATGTTCGCCATCAGCCACCGCTGGAACCACGTGCCGATCCATTTGATCCCCTGGAATGCCGCGCTTGACCGGCGGCCCGCAAACGCCAAGGGCGTACCACCGCAGTCCCTCTTGCAGGAATGCCTAAACCGCTGCCGGGGACACCTGTGGGCGGTCCTCACCAACGGCCGCCAACTACGCCTTCTGCGCGACTCCAGTGCGCTCGCCACCGCGTCGTACATCGAATTCGACCTGGAAGCGATCTTCGACGGCGAACTTTTCAGCGAGTTCGTCCTGCTCTACCGGCTGCTGCACGTCTCCCGTTTCGAGGTGGCCGATGGCGCGGCACCGTCCACCTGCTGGTTAGAGAAATGGCGCACCGAGGCGATCTCCTCGGGTGTGCGTGCGCTCGACCACCACCGGCAAACGGTGAAGCAGGCTATCACCATGCTAGGTTCCGGCTTTCTCAGGCACCCGGCGAACACGGTTCTTCGCGAGAATCTCGACGTCGATGCGTTTCACACGGCACTGCTCCGCCTCGTGTACCGCCTGATCTTCCTCTTCGTCATCGAGGAGCGG is a window of Micromonospora sp. NBC_01699 DNA encoding:
- a CDS encoding DEAD/DEAH box helicase, whose protein sequence is MSARDRDWVVLPQSSADMLVLRPLGGADDEIAAVFPATEQVRGAQFAPPSATDLGDARAAGLLRSALRIGFRSGAGPFRSLAGIAVEPRAYQLVPLMMALRQATVRILISDDVGIGKTVEAGLIAAELLAQGSARALAVLCSPALTEQWQAELRTKFGIDAELVLSSTVAKLERSLDLGQSLFDRHPHVIVSTDFIKSARHRDDFVRHCPDLVIVDEAHTCVAPDDGGSLQSQLRYELLQRVAADPTRHLLLVTATPHSGNESAFRNLLGLVKPELATVELENDAGRRLLARHFVHRRRADVRRYLTTSDGLHDDNLAEETVFPSDRQFKDETYQLSPVYRALLDDAIEYTRERVTTAGQRSGREGRIAWWSAIALLRSLVSSPRAAAQTLRTRSAAAAAGSADEADRLGASLVRDAADGDALEGLDVAPGARTDEPTTNGGAARAPDRAENRLGELADRAARLEGTTEDWKLAALVTHVKALLRDGYHPIVFCRYIPTAEYVAQHLDGNLGKRTVVRAVTGTLSPHQRLERIEELAEIAGDDPRARRVLIATDCLSEGVNLQHHFDAVVHYDLAWNPTRHDQREGRVDRYGQRRDVVRVITLYGSDNGIDGKILDVLIRKHRQIRKDLGVSVSVPDATSIGVTDAIVEWLLIHGRKDRQGSLLDLKQVGAVDQHAPHPGMDWNSATERERKSRSRFAQRSIRPEQVAREVAAIRDTLGRASEVHGFVRQALHALDGVLRDVGGPGDFSADVSGTPAGLRDALTSVLGSHAAESGRPVVFRTTAAVARGEAALVRTDPAVVALASYVLDAALDGRTAQSRPARRCGVIRTRAVRDRVTLLLVRYRLHLTLPSRNGVQDLVAEDARLLAFEGAAANARWLTTGEAVGLLDTTTADENTDPMFGERTVGRILDGLPSVAAHLDGYGDELAAELLASHRRVRYASGEIVRGLAVTAQKPADILGVYVYLPVSDAAFGAPAGGAA